A DNA window from Sulfitobacter sp. BSw21498 contains the following coding sequences:
- a CDS encoding helix-turn-helix domain-containing protein yields MPHKVDVHVGQRIRQRRWLTGMTQQRLAELVGIKFQQIQKYETGANRVSASRLWDIAFALNVDVAHFFEGLEAEKPQAEKGLENIPADLVGDKEAMDLIRSYYAIPENQRRRLFELARVLSDVA; encoded by the coding sequence ATGCCTCACAAAGTAGATGTTCATGTTGGCCAGCGGATACGACAGCGCCGTTGGTTGACCGGCATGACCCAGCAGCGCCTGGCAGAGCTTGTTGGCATAAAGTTTCAGCAGATCCAGAAGTATGAGACAGGCGCAAACCGCGTCAGCGCCTCTAGGCTCTGGGATATTGCCTTTGCTCTGAATGTCGATGTGGCCCATTTCTTCGAGGGGCTAGAGGCGGAAAAACCTCAGGCCGAGAAAGGGCTGGAAAACATACCTGCTGATCTGGTCGGGGATAAAGAAGCGATGGACCTCATCCGGTCCTATTATGCCATCCCAGAAAACCAGCGTCGGCGGTTGTTCGAATTGGCGCGTGTGCTGAGTGATGTTGCTTAA